The Camarhynchus parvulus unplaced genomic scaffold, STF_HiC, whole genome shotgun sequence genome segment CAGCAGGTACGGCCACCTGGGCACCtctgagggacacctgggccacctgggcacctctgagggacacctggggcacctgggcacctctgaggggcacctggggcacctgggcacctctgagggacacctggggcacctggggcacctctgaggggcacctgggcacctctgaggggcacctgggcaccgcacctggagcacctggggcacctgggcacctctgagggacacctggggcacctgggcacctctgagggacacctggggcacctgggcaccTCTGAGGGGCACCTGGGCACCTTACCTGGAGCACCGGAGACGCCTCTGCCAATGTGAGGACACCTGGGCGCCTCTGCTGtacctggggcacctgggcacctgTCACCGTGCCTGGGGCGCCTGGGCACCGCGGAGGGAGACCTGGCGCACCTGGCGCACCGCTGAGCGGACGCCTGgggtcccctctgtgtcccccacTGACCGCTGAGTCCCCTTTGTGTcccctctgtctgtctgtctgtctgtcccctctgtgtccatCTCTCTGTCCCCGCAGGAGGTGGAGCCCATGTGCAAGGAGAGCGACCACACTGACccttgtctgtctgtctgtctgtctgtctgtctgtccctttCAGGAGGTGGAGCCCATGTGCAAGGAGAGCGACCACACTGACccttgtctgtctgtctgtctgtcccttgCAGGAGGTGGAGCCCATGTGCAAGGCCGCCGCCACATCCCCATCACTGACCattgtctgtctgtccctctgtctgtctgtccctaGGAGGTGGAGCCCATGTCCAAGGAGAGTGACCAGTGTCACTGAccactgtctgtctgtctgtctgtctgtctgtctgtctgtccctaGGAGGTGGAGCCCATGTCCCTCACACCTCACTGATCATTGTCGCTGACCACACTGACCActgtccatctgtctgtctgtctgtctgtccctttCAGGAGGTGGAGCCCATGTGCAAGGAGAGCGACCAGTGTCACTGAccactgtctgtctgtctgtccgtctgtccctaGGAGGTGGAGCCCATGTGCAAGGAGAGTGACCAGTGTCACTGACCactgtctgtccgtctgtctgtctgtccctttCAGGAGGTGGAGCCCATGTGCAAGGAGAGTGACCACATCCACATCATCACTGAccactgtctgtctgtctgtctgtctgtcccttgCAGGAGGTGGAGCCCATGTGCAAGGAGAGCGACCACATCCACATCATCACTGACCAttgtctgtccgtctgtctgtctgtctgtccgtctgtccctaGGAGGTGGAGCCCATGTGCAAGGAGAGCGACCACATCCACATCATCACTGACcattgtctgtctgtctgtctgtctgtcccgtTTCCTAGGAGGTGGAGCCCATGTGCAAGGAGAGCGACCACATCCACATCATCACTGAccactgtctgtctgtctgtccgtctgtccctaGGAGGTGGAGCCCATGTGCAAGGAGAGCGACCACATCCACATCATCACTGACcattgtctgtctgtctgtctgtctgtctgtccgtctgtccctaGGAGGTGGAGCCCATGTGCAAGGAGAGCGACCACATCCACATCATCGCGCTGGCGCGGGCGCTGCACGTCTCCATCCTGGTGGAGTACATGGACCGGGGCGAGGGCGGCGCCACCAACCCGCACGTGTTCCCCGAGGGCTCCCAGCCCCGCGTCTGCCTCCTCTACCGCCCCGGCCACTACGACATCCTCTACAAGTGACCCCCGAGCCGAGACCCCCGCCCCGGgcgacccccgggaccccccgagctccgcccggccccgccccgctgCGTCCCACCCACCCGAAATAAAGATGTGGCCCCCAGGGCTGAGTGGGGGTGgttatttggggagggggaggtcggggaagggggtgggagggggggtGGATGCTcttgggggggtggggaggggcagtttggggtgaggaggggcagtttggggtggggaagggggtgGAAGGGGCAGTTTGAGGTCGGaaggggcagtttggggtggaaggggaaGTTTGGGGCAGAAACGGGGCAGTTGAGGGGGTGGGAGGAGGTTGGGACCCCCCTTTTGGGGCAGTGTTGGGGATCGAAGTGGGGGAAAAGATTTGGGGACCCCTTTGGGTGACACGCGAGGGGTCTCAGAGGTttggggggagctggggaggggtaAATAGGGCTGGGGGGGGccaattttggggagggggcgtcCCAGGGGCAAgaccctctccctccccactctgaggggacacagaaccccccaggacccccaaattcccccctcCTCACATCGGGGGGGGTCCAGCGCTATCCCCCCGCCCCCCTTCCCAAAACCCGAGGCAGGGAAGCGCCagcgccccctccccaaattccagctgcgCCCCGGATTCACCGAGCCCAAATCCCCGAATCCCTCCGCACCGGGGGGCGGTCCCGGCCCGGTccatcccctcccatccccCCCAATTCCCCGGTACCGGGGGGCGGTCCCGGTCAATCCCCCCGCACCGAGGGCGGTCCCGGTTCATTCCCcgccccccaaatccccggtaccgggggaggggtcccggtcccgccccccccccccccccaattcccTCCCGCACCGGGGGCGGTCCCGGtcctgccccccccccccctccgcCGCCGCCTTCCCAcgcccgcagccgccgccgccgccgccgggcccgcACGCGCCGGCCGGAGCCACCCGGTAAGGATCCCCCGACCCCCcgaccccccgggaccccctccccaaatccaccccttCCCCCTCCCGCCCCGGTACCCGCGGATGCTCCagcgcggggggggggggaggcTCCGTTcggccggagcggggcccgATCCCACCCGAGGCCCCTCGGAGCGACCCCCgcacccagggacccccacacacacagggacccCCGCCACACAAGGGCCCCAAACCAGGGCCCCCCAAATCCGCCGTGTCCcttccccccattcccagggatgctccagccaTCCCGGGGGGAGGGGCCcgggaggagaggggagggggggaccCAGGCCCAGCCCGAGCCCCCCGCCCGGGCTCCCCAGATCCCagcgggacccccgggaccctcccCCTCCCAAAACCCTCCCGGTACCGGGGATGCtccgggggggggagggggagggacCGTccgggctgggggaggggagggcagaggggccCGGAGGTCTGACCCCCCAAACACtcccccctcccagcagcacccccagacccccgggacccccgggacccccgggacccccgggacccccgggaacCGAGGATGCCCCtggagggggaggggcaggatcaGGGTTTAGGGCAGCGACCCCCCCCCTCATTTCCATGggatcccccccaaaatctcccctgCCCCCCCCAGGCTCACGGgggggtcacctgggggtgtcacctgtgtgtccccctcccccccGGGGGTGTCACCTGACCCCCCCCGAGCCCGGGGCTGACGCaagggggtccctgggggggcACCAAGCTCCCGGGGGGGACCTAACGAGGCGCTGCTAATGAGGGGGGGTTCATTAACCACGCTGCTAATTAACCCCCGGGGGTTGGGGGAAGGGCCCGCACACCTGGGTCCTGCCGGCTGTCTCATTAAGGGGGGGCGGGGGGTGTCGCATGAGGATCCCCCCCATGGCTgacgccccctccccacccccccagcGGCccccccggcggggcgggggggccATGGAGCCCCGGGCCCGGTGAGCACGGCCGGGCACGAGGAGGAGCCCGAGGGGAGCGACAGGAGCCAGGtacggccccgccccccccggaCACACCTGGAGGGATGGGGGGGACCCCCCCAGGGTGGGCGGGGGGCgtggggggggtttggggtgtccctggtcTGGGGTTGGGGGCGGGGGGGGTCTATAATGGGGGGAGAGGGGTCCCTGCCCTCTCTGTGGGGTCAGGTTGGGGGTCCTGGTGCCCTTTTAATGGGGGGTCCTGATCCTCTTTAGTaggggggggcaggggggtcCCACCTTTCATTTGGGGTCCGGCTGGGGGTCTTGGTCCCGCTATAATGGGGGTCTGAGGGGGGGTCCTACTTTTCATTTCGGGTCAAGATGGGGGTCCTGGTCCCCATTTAATGGGGGGGGCCTGGTCCCCCTTTAAAGGGGGGTCCTGCCTGACATTTGGGATCAGTCAGGGGGTCCTGGTCCCCCTTTAATAGGGGGGTCCTTCCTTTAATTTGGGGTCAGGTTGGGGATCCTGGTCCCCCTCTAATGGGGGGTCCTGGTCCCCCTTTAGTGGGCGATGCTGAGGAGGGGTCCTGCTTTACATTTGGGGTCAGGTTGGGGGTCCTGGTCTCCCTTTAACAGGGAATGCAGAGGGGGGTCCTGCGCTATGTTTGGGGTCaggctgggggtcctggtccCCATTTAATGGGGGGTCCTGCCTTTTATTTAGGGTCAGGCTGGGGGTCCTGATCCCCCTTTAGTGGGGATGCAGGGGGGGGGGTCCTGCCTTTCATTCGAGCTCAGGCTGGGGTGGGGCCACACCCCCCAGGTGGTCTCACGACCAcgcccctccccacccccctgacccctccccctctctccccccCTCCTCCCACAGGCCACCCATCCACCCATGGCCCCCCCTCCCCGTCCCCTCCCCGTCCCCCGGTCACCGCggggggggggaccccaaagGCTGCTGACCACCGGCATCCCCTGCTAACCACCGCGACCACCGCGACCACCATCCCGCTGCTGACCACCGGCCTCACCCTGCTGACCACCGCGACCACCGCGACCACCATCCCGCTGCTGACCACCGCCCTCACCCTGCTGAccgccgccgcgccccccgCGGCCGCCTGTCCCGCCGTTTGCCGCTGCTCCGGCGGCCGCGTTTACTGCAACGACCGCGGGCTGACGGCCGTGCCCGAGGGGCTCCCTCCCGGCGCCACCACGCTGTTCCTGCAGAACAACCGCATCGGCGACGCGGGCATCCCGGCTCGCCTGGGCCGGCTGCCGGCGCTGCGGGTGCTCTACCTGTACGCCAAcgctctggagcagctgccgGCTCACCTGCCGCCGGCTCTGCGGGAGCTGCACCTGCAGGAGAACAACGTGCGCGGCCTCTGCCGCCGGGCGCTGGCCCGGGCGCCGCTGCTCGAGCGGCTGCACCTGGACGATAACTCGGTGTCGGCGGCCGGCATCGAGGAGGACGCGTTCGCCGAGAACCGCCGGCTGcgcctcctcttcctctctcgGAACCACCTGAGCAGCGTCCCCGCGGGGCTGCCGCCGGCGCTGGAGGAGCTGCGGCTGGACGATAACCGCATCCACACCATCCCGCTGCGGGCCTTCGAGGGGCTGCCGGCGCTGCGGCGCCTGGTGCTGGACGGGAACCTCCTGGCGAACCAGCGCATGGCCGACGACACCTTCAGCCGCCTGGGGAACCTCAGCGAGCTCTCGCTGGGCCGCAACGCGCTGGCGGCGCCCCCCGCCAACCTGCCCCGGGCTCGGCTCCGCCGCCTCTCGCTGGCCGCCAACGCCATCAGCCACGTCCCGGCCGGAGCTCTGGCCAGGATGAGGGCCCTGGAGCGGCTGGATCTGTCGGACAACAACCTGACCACGCTGCCCAGGGGGCTCTTCGACGACCTGGGCAGCCTGAGCCACCTGGGGCTGCGTAACAACCCCTGGTTCTGCGGCTGTAACCTGGCCTGGCTGCGGGACTGGCTGCGGCGCCGCGCTCCGCCGCGCCTGGAGGTGcgggggctgctgtgccaggccccggcccggctgcgGGGGCTGCCGGTGGGAGAGCTCCGGGGGGAGATGGACGCTTGCGAGAACCCGGCAGGCGCGGCGGGAACGGGCGCGGGCCGTCCCCGCCCGTCTCGCCCGGCGTTTCCCGCGGCGCCGGGAGGAGCGGCCGCCGCCTCGCCGGGGCTCTGGGTGCAGGCGGCTCCCGGCGGGGCCCTGCGGGTCCGGTGGCCGCCGGCGCCTCCCGGGGCGTCgctgaggctgagctggctgcGGCCCGGGGGAGCGTGACCGAGACCTTGGTGCGGGGAGCGCGGCGAGTACGTGGTGCGGGCGCTGCAGCCCGGAGCCCCTGTACCGGGTGTGCCTCGCCGCCCTGGagcccccgccgctccccgctcTGCGCCCAAGCCCGGGCCGGTGCGGGGGACCCTCTAACCCGGGGCAGCCCCCGAGCCACGGCGGGGACGCGACCCCGCGCTGCTGCCCCGGCCGCGGCTctgggggcggcggcggcggcggcggccggggtggtgctggggtgctgggggtgctggaggaagaggaggaggaggatggggctgggggggcgccgccgctgccgcccccAAaggcggcggggggcgcggtTGGCGCTGCGGCCGCTGCGGGCCCCGGACGAGGGCGGGATCCGCACCGTGTtcccccccccgccgccgccgccgccgccgccgccgctgcccccccCCGGCGTGCGGGGCTACCGGGGGGGGCAGGTGCCGCACGGGGGGGGCGGAGGGGGGTCCTGATGGATGGGGGAGGGGGCGGCCTCTTTTTTTGGGACACCCCACCCCCGCCCGTTTTGGGGGATCCCCTCCCGGGCCTGGCTCTGAGGAcgttttttgggggagggaaCTTTTAGGGGCgttttggcttttttaaggtggggtttttttcggCACCGCggctttttggggggaaaaatggcagATTTGTGCAGGAATGGGATtcggggggtgggggggtggaTGGACCCCGACAGCTACGACTCCCCCCCCCCCCTATTGGGACCTCCGGGAGAACCCCAGGCCCCGTCAGAgcctgggggtggggaggatCCAGGGGTCGCGGTGGGTCCCCcttcccccgtgtccccccttcccctcccccctccgCGAGGTGCCTTCacccctccccccgcccctgCCGTtggatttggggtaaaaagGACCAAAATCAGGACAAACCGACCTGGGAGGGCCAAGGgggacccaaaatcccccctctgcgccccccccccccaataaACCCAGCGGCTCCTTTTCCTGCCGGTGCCTCTTTCCCGTGGGATGGGGTGTCcgggggggggaatttggggtggggaaggggggatGTGACAGTGGGGGAGGGGATGTGACATTGGGGGTGTCACTGGAGGGGTGGGGGTGTCactgggggtcccgggggggggGTGACACGGGGACCCCTCGGAGCAGGACGAGCAGTGGGGGAGGGGTGGAGGGGGACAcgaggggtgggaagggggaggggaggggtcACACCAGGGCCCTGCCAAGGTCACACGTGTGTCACTCGCCACCCCCTGGATTCCCCTCCGTGACTCCCACTGGCCACGGGAGAGGGTCCCCCGTGCAAGCCCCGCCCCTTTGGTGCAAGCCCCGCCCCTTTGGTGCAAGCCCCgcccctctcccttcccagcgAGACCTCCgcgccgccagggggcgctcCCCGTCTCCCCCCCGCCCTCTGTGATCAGCGCCGCTCGCAGCCAATGGGAGAAGCGGAAAATTCCAGAAGTCCCAGAGGAGCTCAGCCAATGAGCGCCCAGCGCCGGGAGACACAACCAATGGGAGTGCGCGTGGGCGGGCCCCGATGCCGGCTTCCGTCTGGAAGGGGGCGCGCCCCGCTGCGCGCAGCAACCAATGGGAAGGCGGGAAGGCGGAAGGCGGCCAATGGGATCTcgcgcgggggcgggcgggcggggcgggcggccaATGGGGCGCGGGGGGCGTGGCCGCGGGGTTCTAGCAGCTTCCAGAGGGCGgcgcgggagcggcgggagcggagccgcggccatggaggaggtggggagggggggggagcGGCCCTgagggggtcccggggcgggcggagggGCCTGAGGGGAACCGGGACCGGGGCAGCTCCGGGGGCAGCGCTCTTGCTCGGGGCTGGGTTTTATGGCGATCCCGAACGGGGCTCGGGGGTCGCTGCCGGGGTCGGGGCGTTCTGAGGGGAGCGCGGGGCCCTGAGGGGGCTCGGGGCTGTTTGGGCTTGTCCGGGGGTCCCTGAGGGTCCCTGAGGGGTCCCCGGTGGGTTCAGGGTCCTTgagggggctcggggggcctggaggggtttggggtctccgGGAAGCGCCTCCTTCCTCACgttcttgttctttttccttccctcctcttcttcttcgCTTCTCCTTCATCTTCACCGCCCTCGTCTTCATCCTTCCGGCCCTGCTCACGctcttctccctctgcctgtcACTTGCTCTCCCTTGCTTCTTCATCCTTCTCATCTTCCTCGCACTTTCATCCTCATTTCCTTTGCggcttcctcctcctcgtctTCCTGACaccttcatcctcctcatcctcctcatcgtcttcctcatcttcctcgCCCCTTGCTGCTCCCGGCCCTTCGCTGCTCTCCCTCCgtccctttccccctcctcttcttcatcctcttcccttcccattcccatgcctcctcttcctcctttcccgTTCCCGTGCTCCCTCTCCACATTCCcgtgcctcctcttcctcctcctgttcccttgcctcttcttcctcatcctctccctttctcgtgcctcttcctcctcccctctcgTTCCtttgcctcctcttcctctccccgTTCCCctgccttctcttcttcctcctctcccattcccgttccctCTCCATTCCCGTTCCCTCtctcccattcccgttccctctcccattcccgttccctCTCCCCGTTCCGTTCCCtctcccattcccgttccctctctcccattcccgttccctCTCCCATTCCGTTCCGTTCCCtctcccattcccgttccctctcccattcccgttccctctcccgttcccgttccctctctcccgttcccgttccctctcccattccccctctcccgttcccgttccctctcccattcccgttccctctctcccattcccgttccctCTCCCGTTCCCGCCCTCCCAATTTCCGTTCCtctcccattcccgttccctctcccgttcccgttccctctctcccattcccgttccctctcccattcccgttccctctcccgttcccgttccctctctcccattcccgttcccccctccctctcccattcccgttccctctctcccattcccgttcccgttccctctctcccattcctgttccctctcccattcccgttccctctctcccattcccgttccccctctcccgttcccgttccctctctcccattcccgttcccgttccctctctcccattcctgttccctctcccattcccgttccctctctcccattcccgttcccctctcccattcccgttccctctctccctctcccattcccgttccctctcccgttcccgttccctctctcccattcccgttccctctcccattcccgttccctctctcccattcccgttcccccTCTCCCGTTCCCATTCCTCCTCTCTCGTTCCCTCtctcccgttcccgttccctctctcccgttcccgttccctctctcccattcccgttcccccctccctctcccgTTCCCATTCCTCCTCTCTCGTTGCCTCTCTCCCCGTTCCCCCTGTCCCGCTCCGGTTCCCGCTGTGCTCCC includes the following:
- the FLRT1 gene encoding leucine-rich repeat transmembrane protein FLRT1; the protein is MWPPGLSGGGYLGRGRSGKGPPPPPPGPHAPAGATRGPPGGAGGPWSPGPGEHGRARGGARGERQEPGHPSTHGPPSPSPPRPPVTAGGGTPKAADHRHPLLTTATTATTIPLLTTGLTLLTTATTATTIPLLTTALTLLTAAAPPAAACPAVCRCSGGRVYCNDRGLTAVPEGLPPGATTLFLQNNRIGDAGIPARLGRLPALRVLYLYANALEQLPAHLPPALRELHLQENNVRGLCRRALARAPLLERLHLDDNSVSAAGIEEDAFAENRRLRLLFLSRNHLSSVPAGLPPALEELRLDDNRIHTIPLRAFEGLPALRRLVLDGNLLANQRMADDTFSRLGNLSELSLGRNALAAPPANLPRARLRRLSLAANAISHVPAGALARMRALERLDLSDNNLTTLPRGLFDDLGSLSHLGLRNNPWFCGCNLAWLRDWLRRRAPPRLEVRGLLCQAPARLRGLPVGELRGEMDACENPAGAAGTGAGRPRPSRPAFPAAPGGAAAASPGLWVQAAPGGALRVRWPPAPPGASLRLSWLRPGGA